A portion of the Acidobacteriota bacterium genome contains these proteins:
- a CDS encoding PHP domain-containing protein: MVTDFNMLVGGLLDDMAAIQSSVYARRAYERSARSAALMPSPLPDMSAADIAAFPHMGKSALRVVNEALASGGSATVTKALAASGRSTDIARRHTLREGFMSMAVARQVLVQAAPGVIGRKHYRADFQMHSQWSDGAQTIAEMAFGCSERGYTHFAVTDHARGLTIARGLSAESMKAQHREIDALNDSLDGKMRVLKGIEANILADGRLDVSADEMQRCDIVLAAPHSRLDEPGDQTDRVLATVNTPGVHVLAHPSGRKFGKRAGLNVRWSRVFKEAARRNVAIELDGDPSRQDLGYALVCQALDAGCVFAIDSDAHATEELVFSDIALAHARLAGVPPARVINCWPLKKLLTWLQSHQQ; encoded by the coding sequence GTGGTGACTGATTTCAACATGCTGGTCGGCGGCCTGCTGGACGACATGGCCGCGATCCAGTCGTCGGTGTACGCCAGGCGTGCGTATGAGCGCTCCGCACGCAGCGCCGCCTTGATGCCGTCGCCGCTCCCAGACATGTCTGCAGCCGACATCGCGGCGTTTCCCCACATGGGAAAGTCCGCACTGCGCGTCGTCAATGAAGCACTGGCTTCAGGTGGATCGGCGACGGTCACGAAGGCCCTGGCGGCGAGTGGGCGAAGCACGGACATCGCGCGACGACACACGCTTCGCGAAGGATTCATGAGCATGGCGGTCGCCCGTCAGGTGCTGGTTCAGGCGGCGCCTGGAGTGATCGGACGGAAACACTACCGGGCCGATTTCCAGATGCACTCACAGTGGAGCGACGGCGCACAGACCATCGCTGAAATGGCGTTTGGCTGTTCCGAACGCGGCTACACCCATTTCGCCGTCACAGACCACGCGCGCGGCCTGACCATTGCGCGAGGCCTGTCGGCCGAGTCTATGAAGGCACAGCACCGCGAGATCGACGCCCTCAACGACTCGCTCGACGGCAAGATGCGCGTGCTCAAAGGAATCGAAGCCAACATTCTGGCTGACGGACGGCTCGATGTGAGCGCCGATGAGATGCAGCGTTGCGACATCGTGCTAGCCGCGCCGCATTCACGGCTGGATGAGCCGGGCGACCAGACCGACCGCGTGCTCGCGACGGTCAATACGCCAGGCGTGCACGTGCTGGCCCACCCGAGCGGGCGCAAGTTCGGCAAACGCGCGGGCCTCAACGTCCGCTGGAGTCGCGTGTTCAAGGAGGCCGCCCGCCGGAACGTGGCCATTGAACTCGACGGCGATCCGTCCCGGCAGGATCTCGGCTACGCGCTCGTGTGCCAGGCGCTCGACGCCGGCTGCGTGTTCGCGATAGACAGTGATGCGCATGCCACGGAAGAACTCGTCTTCTCGGACATCGCGCTGGCGCACGCACGGCTCGCTGGTGTGCCACCCGCGCGCGTCATCAATTGCTGGCCGTTGAAGAAGCTTCTGACGTGGCTGCAAAGTCATCAGCAATAA
- a CDS encoding IS110 family transposase produces the protein MRFYNQTHEHYCGIDLHVKTMYVCILDAAGKVLVHRNMPSTPEAFRDVVAPYRQGLVVAVECMFTWYWLADVCADDGIAFVLGHALAMKAIHGGKAKNDKIDSHKIAVLLRGGLLPQAYVYPATMRSTRDLLRRRLHLVRKRGELLAHIQNTRAQYNLPVFEKRLAYAANRDGVPDHFPDPSVRKSVEVDLSLIDHYDELITDLELTIVREAKRHDADAFHRLRSVPGIGKILALTILYEIHDITRFDRVQEFASYARLVKGRHESAGKVVGGGGAKQGNVHLKWAFSEAAVTFLRQNREGQRLKARLERRHGKGKALSILAHKIGRAVYYMLARHTVFSMEKFLAA, from the coding sequence ATGCGATTCTACAACCAGACACACGAGCACTATTGCGGGATCGATCTCCACGTGAAGACCATGTACGTGTGCATCCTCGATGCGGCCGGCAAGGTCTTGGTGCACCGGAACATGCCATCGACGCCGGAGGCGTTCCGCGACGTCGTCGCGCCCTATCGCCAGGGCCTGGTCGTCGCGGTCGAGTGCATGTTCACGTGGTACTGGCTGGCCGATGTCTGTGCGGACGACGGCATCGCGTTCGTGCTGGGGCACGCCCTGGCGATGAAGGCCATCCACGGCGGCAAGGCCAAGAACGACAAGATCGATTCCCACAAGATTGCCGTCCTGCTGCGAGGCGGCCTGCTGCCGCAAGCGTACGTCTACCCCGCCACGATGCGATCGACCCGCGACCTGCTTCGCCGGCGGCTCCACCTCGTGCGGAAGCGAGGCGAGCTCCTCGCGCACATTCAGAACACCCGCGCCCAATACAATCTGCCCGTGTTCGAGAAGCGCCTGGCCTACGCGGCCAATCGCGACGGAGTCCCGGACCACTTCCCGGATCCCAGCGTGCGCAAGAGTGTCGAGGTCGACCTGTCGCTGATCGATCATTACGATGAACTCATCACGGATCTGGAACTGACCATCGTCCGCGAAGCGAAGCGGCACGATGCCGACGCGTTTCACCGGTTGCGGTCCGTGCCGGGCATCGGCAAGATCCTCGCGCTGACCATCCTCTACGAGATTCATGACATCACGCGCTTCGACCGCGTGCAGGAGTTCGCCTCGTATGCCCGCCTGGTGAAGGGCCGCCACGAATCGGCGGGCAAAGTCGTCGGGGGTGGAGGCGCGAAGCAGGGCAATGTCCATCTCAAGTGGGCGTTTTCAGAAGCGGCCGTCACGTTTCTGCGTCAGAACCGGGAGGGCCAACGGCTCAAGGCGCGGCTCGAACGGCGCCACGGCAAGGGGAAAGCGCTCTCGATCCTCGCGCACAAGATCGGACGCGCGGTCTACTACATGCTCGCGCGCCACACCGTCTTCTCGATGGAGAAGTTCCTCGCGGCGTAG
- a CDS encoding transposase, protein MGRPGPRKVQCYSLDFKRTAVGLSRQPGMQVQVVAAALEIHPFMLSRWRKEFREGRLKPSRRAPRPRPPKVAVVRELRRLQALEVAHRVLQEEHALLKKAIRFCSARRATSSRSSKRNRGPGR, encoded by the coding sequence ATGGGACGACCCGGTCCGCGGAAGGTGCAGTGTTACAGCCTGGACTTCAAACGCACGGCGGTGGGGTTGAGTCGTCAACCCGGCATGCAGGTCCAGGTCGTCGCGGCCGCGCTTGAGATTCACCCCTTCATGCTCTCGCGATGGCGCAAGGAGTTCCGCGAGGGACGTTTGAAGCCGTCGCGTCGCGCACCGCGACCGCGGCCGCCGAAGGTCGCGGTGGTCCGCGAACTCCGCCGCCTACAGGCCTTGGAAGTCGCGCACCGCGTGCTGCAGGAGGAGCACGCCCTGTTAAAAAAAGCCATCAGGTTCTGTTCCGCTCGAAGGGCGACGTCTTCGCGTTCATCGAAGCGCAACAGAGGACCTGGTCGGTGA
- a CDS encoding type II toxin-antitoxin system prevent-host-death family antitoxin, translated as MSNIGVRELKAQLSRQLKRVQRGSRLTITDRGRAIAVLSPVEAQSGAEWAWRMVAAGKASWSGGKPRGLTPLANARGKATSEMVIEDRR; from the coding sequence ATGTCAAATATTGGCGTTCGTGAACTGAAGGCGCAGTTGAGTCGGCAGCTCAAGCGTGTGCAGCGAGGCAGCCGTCTCACCATCACCGACCGCGGCAGGGCCATCGCCGTGTTGTCGCCTGTGGAGGCGCAGTCGGGTGCTGAATGGGCGTGGCGCATGGTGGCCGCTGGCAAGGCCAGTTGGAGTGGTGGCAAGCCGCGCGGTCTCACGCCGTTGGCCAACGCCAGAGGTAAGGCCACCTCCGAGATGGTGATCGAGGACCGGCGGTGA
- a CDS encoding trypsin-like peptidase domain-containing protein, with protein sequence MFRGLALALIFLLTPHTGVVQVASVLRITVIVVDSTGRATPVPRHALLISENPASAPPRRILTSLEGAAEIRLAPGNYTVESDRPVALDGKAYQWTMVVDVVGGRDAVLELTGENADVGPITDAANSTAAAPDADPSSLLATWKDSVVAIWTATAHGSGLLIDAQGLVLADQNVIGTAASVEVQLSASVKVAGVVVASDAVRGIAIVRINPSVAASAKTQPLACETTAGPVVVVGDDITAIEAPLDRLRGSRSGSIDVILPNVIDSSLRASVGGSGAPVFGPAGQFIGLTTLVPERDGERSDRTRIVRVGRLCEVVGSAAEKITATPPPSAAQLPVESLRPFPPVPAGAAPQSGAGRPTPYQLATSDFDVEFITPVQVRASQAAQATGVRQFGFGNWSRYVEEVPPVLLIRVTPRFVESFWARVARGAVMTQGVSLPPLKRPKSNFERMRAMCGDAEVVPVHPFTLEHRLTDKDTIVEGLYAFDPEALTPTCKTVTLQVFSEKEPRNADTLVVDAKVIQQIWQDFAPHRVTPGLAAGPAGSSSRPAQTATAARGR encoded by the coding sequence ATGTTCCGCGGACTGGCCCTCGCACTCATCTTCCTGCTGACCCCGCACACCGGCGTGGTCCAGGTGGCCAGTGTCCTCCGCATCACGGTCATCGTCGTCGACAGCACTGGGCGCGCGACGCCGGTGCCGCGCCATGCGCTGCTCATCAGCGAAAACCCCGCGAGCGCTCCGCCGCGGCGGATCCTGACGTCGCTTGAAGGCGCCGCCGAGATTCGACTTGCGCCGGGTAACTACACGGTGGAGTCGGACCGCCCCGTGGCGCTTGATGGCAAGGCCTACCAGTGGACGATGGTCGTGGACGTGGTGGGCGGCCGCGACGCGGTGCTCGAGTTGACGGGTGAGAACGCCGATGTGGGGCCCATCACGGATGCGGCAAATTCGACGGCGGCCGCACCAGATGCAGATCCATCCTCGCTGCTCGCCACGTGGAAGGACAGCGTCGTGGCCATCTGGACCGCCACAGCCCACGGGTCGGGACTCCTCATCGATGCACAAGGACTCGTACTCGCCGACCAGAACGTGATCGGCACGGCGGCGTCAGTGGAAGTGCAATTGTCGGCGAGCGTGAAGGTGGCCGGCGTCGTTGTCGCATCAGATGCCGTGCGTGGGATTGCGATCGTCAGAATCAACCCGTCAGTGGCGGCGTCGGCGAAGACCCAACCGCTCGCGTGTGAGACGACGGCCGGGCCTGTCGTGGTGGTGGGTGACGACATCACCGCGATCGAGGCGCCGCTTGACCGGTTGCGGGGAAGCAGGAGCGGATCGATCGACGTCATCCTCCCGAATGTCATCGACTCCAGCCTTCGCGCGAGTGTCGGCGGCAGCGGCGCACCAGTGTTTGGGCCCGCGGGCCAGTTCATCGGACTCACCACACTGGTTCCCGAGCGCGACGGCGAACGGTCCGACCGCACCCGGATTGTACGGGTGGGCCGATTGTGTGAGGTCGTCGGGTCGGCGGCAGAGAAAATCACAGCCACCCCGCCGCCTTCGGCCGCGCAATTACCCGTGGAGTCGCTCCGGCCGTTCCCGCCCGTTCCAGCCGGTGCTGCTCCGCAGAGCGGCGCAGGCCGGCCGACTCCGTATCAACTGGCGACGTCGGACTTCGATGTTGAGTTCATCACGCCGGTGCAGGTCAGGGCTTCCCAGGCCGCCCAGGCTACCGGGGTTCGACAATTCGGCTTTGGCAACTGGTCCAGGTACGTTGAGGAAGTGCCGCCGGTGTTGCTGATTCGTGTCACGCCAAGGTTCGTCGAGAGTTTCTGGGCGAGAGTCGCGCGTGGCGCGGTGATGACCCAGGGCGTCTCACTGCCGCCGCTCAAACGCCCCAAATCCAATTTTGAACGGATGCGCGCGATGTGTGGTGACGCCGAGGTGGTGCCTGTGCACCCTTTCACACTCGAGCATCGACTGACCGACAAGGACACCATCGTTGAAGGCCTCTATGCGTTTGATCCCGAGGCACTGACACCTACGTGCAAGACCGTCACGCTCCAGGTGTTCTCGGAAAAAGAGCCTCGGAATGCGGACACGCTCGTCGTGGACGCCAAGGTGATTCAACAAATCTGGCAGGACTTCGCGCCTCACCGGGTTACTCCGGGCCTGGCCGCAGGACCGGCCGGATCGTCATCACGTCCCGCTCAAACAGCGACGGCTGCTCGGGGTCGCTGA
- a CDS encoding DUF4159 domain-containing protein: protein MKVRVGVGIALLLAGLAGAGVVIAQRGRFGALDSALGRVPTATNIPYDGRFAFVRLTYETLPGGYWYRGQPAWSHGYPTSEQNLMKILESFTTVTGHQSTNTLSLEDPEIFNYPVLYLIEVSWWQMTDVEGRNLRAFLDKGGFVIVDDFKTAEWRGGRGWDQFADNMQRVMPQGKFIDLDISHPIFSQFFAIESLDIFPQAYNAGRPIFRGLFEGNDPSKRMQMFVNYNTDISQFWEWSGRGLRPIEQSNEAFKLGVNAIIYGLTH from the coding sequence ATGAAGGTGCGCGTCGGCGTCGGCATCGCCCTCCTGCTGGCCGGCCTGGCAGGGGCTGGGGTGGTGATCGCCCAGAGGGGCCGTTTCGGCGCGCTCGACTCGGCGCTGGGCCGAGTGCCTACCGCCACCAACATTCCCTACGACGGCCGCTTCGCGTTCGTCCGGCTCACATACGAGACGTTGCCCGGCGGCTATTGGTACCGCGGCCAGCCGGCGTGGTCACACGGCTACCCCACGTCGGAACAGAATCTGATGAAGATTCTCGAGTCGTTCACGACGGTCACCGGTCATCAAAGCACCAATACTCTTTCGCTCGAAGATCCCGAGATCTTCAACTACCCGGTGCTCTATCTCATTGAAGTGAGTTGGTGGCAGATGACCGACGTCGAAGGACGTAATCTGCGCGCGTTCCTCGACAAAGGCGGCTTCGTCATCGTGGACGACTTCAAGACGGCCGAGTGGCGCGGTGGCCGCGGGTGGGATCAGTTTGCCGACAACATGCAGCGCGTGATGCCGCAGGGAAAGTTCATCGACCTCGATATCTCGCATCCGATCTTCAGCCAGTTCTTTGCGATCGAATCGCTCGACATCTTTCCGCAGGCCTACAACGCGGGCCGGCCGATCTTCCGCGGGCTGTTTGAAGGCAATGACCCGAGCAAGCGGATGCAGATGTTCGTGAACTACAACACCGACATCTCGCAGTTCTGGGAGTGGTCTGGCCGCGGGCTGCGGCCGATCGAGCAGTCAAACGAAGCGTTCAAGCTGGGCGTCAACGCCATCATCTACGGCCTCACGCACTAG
- a CDS encoding IS3 family transposase, with protein MTRLCRRYGVTRAGFYAWRRRPVSARLRQDEQLLMVMRPLFEASHGTYGSPRLHQALRQAGYAVSRRRVERLMRTAGWRARMVRVYRPKAGTHRWFGQHTNHVQRIRADRLNQIWVGDLTYLSVSGRWWYLAVILDQCSRRVLAWRVGSVRDSRLTSAVLSAALRRRRPAPGLIFHTDRGSEFLGARVRQQLHQVHARQSMTRGGAPGENAHMESFFHSMKADGIHGRTFHTVRDLRQHLRQYLRYYNHQRLHSALGYRSPIDYEQHAA; from the coding sequence GTGACGCGATTGTGTCGGCGGTATGGCGTCACGCGCGCCGGTTTTTATGCGTGGCGCCGCCGCCCGGTGTCGGCACGCCTCAGGCAGGACGAGCAGTTGCTGATGGTCATGCGCCCGCTCTTTGAGGCGAGCCACGGCACCTACGGGAGTCCGCGGCTGCATCAAGCGCTCCGACAGGCCGGGTACGCGGTCAGTCGGCGCCGCGTCGAACGTCTGATGCGGACGGCCGGCTGGCGGGCACGTATGGTGCGCGTGTACCGACCGAAGGCCGGCACGCATCGGTGGTTTGGGCAGCATACCAATCACGTGCAGCGCATCCGCGCGGATCGGCTCAATCAAATCTGGGTCGGCGACCTGACGTATCTGTCAGTGTCTGGGCGCTGGTGGTATCTCGCGGTGATCCTCGACCAATGCTCGCGCCGGGTGCTGGCGTGGCGCGTGGGATCGGTGCGCGACTCGCGCCTGACCAGCGCGGTGCTGTCGGCGGCCTTGCGGCGCCGACGCCCAGCGCCGGGCCTGATCTTTCACACCGATCGAGGGAGCGAATTCCTCGGGGCACGCGTGCGCCAACAACTCCATCAGGTCCACGCCCGCCAGAGCATGACGCGTGGGGGCGCGCCCGGCGAGAACGCCCACATGGAATCGTTCTTTCATTCCATGAAGGCGGACGGCATCCACGGGCGCACGTTTCACACCGTGCGTGACCTCCGCCAGCACCTGCGGCAGTACCTGCGCTACTACAATCACCAGCGCCTGCATTCGGCGCTGGGCTATCGTTCTCCAATTGACTATGAGCAGCACGCAGCGTAG
- a CDS encoding type II toxin-antitoxin system VapC family toxin — MTLYLDTSVIVKLYIREDDSDDVVDAVAEATVVATSWLAYPEGCAAFERRRRDRSVSPAALKAARQAFEADWTSWIAVGIDTDLVRHSARLAEKYGLRAADAVHLASFERILASAEDDDVRFMCADDRLSKAARSLG, encoded by the coding sequence GTGACGTTGTACCTCGATACCTCGGTCATCGTGAAGCTCTACATTCGTGAAGATGACTCAGACGACGTGGTGGATGCCGTTGCAGAGGCGACCGTTGTGGCCACCTCGTGGCTCGCGTATCCGGAAGGCTGCGCGGCGTTTGAACGGCGGCGGCGCGACAGGAGCGTCAGCCCTGCCGCGCTGAAGGCGGCCAGGCAGGCTTTTGAGGCCGATTGGACGTCGTGGATCGCGGTGGGCATCGACACCGATCTCGTCCGCCACTCTGCGCGCCTTGCCGAGAAGTACGGCCTGCGCGCGGCCGATGCCGTGCACCTCGCCTCCTTCGAGCGCATTCTCGCCTCGGCTGAGGATGACGATGTGCGGTTCATGTGTGCCGACGATCGCTTGAGCAAGGCCGCACGCAGCCTCGGCTGA